A window of Pseudochaenichthys georgianus chromosome 19, fPseGeo1.2, whole genome shotgun sequence genomic DNA:
GCTATCCTTACTTTAAAGGGGCCGTATTTTGCAAATGTTCATGTTTATAATTGTAtcttgtgtctctactgtgacatgtttacatgctttaatgttcaaaaagctctttatgttTCTCTTACTGCCtgtactgcagcacctcttttcaccctctgtctgaaaccagagccctagCCAATAGCAGCAAGAGTGTTACaaagtgatgtcactgtgtttCCGAAGTAAACAAAGTAGTCCAATTTCAGGCagaggggggagagaaactccctctggagggaactttggtattttagcctttgcagaccatttgtaTTCACAAAAACCAGGACAacgcactacaggaaagggaaaaccctaaAATCACAATGTGTCCTCTTTAAAACATGGGTTAAATTCCAAGAACCCTGGATCCTACGTTTCCCATAAGGCAACTTAACTGCATCTCTCGTTAAGTCCTCCTCGCCCTCCACTCCATACATCCAGTTAGTGAAGCAGGTTTCCTGTTCAAAAGCCCAATATGAGACAACCCTAGTGACATCACTTTGACATCATCAGGGATATTTGTTATTCAggattatttattttacaaatCTCCCTCCGGAGACACGAAAGACGTCATTCatctgtgttcagtgtcagaGAGGCGCTCAACACGTGTCAAACATGAACTGTTCTTTCTTTCTGCTCTtctctgtcttgagtgacaataTACTTTATTATAGTATATATAGTATTTATTTAATACTAGTAAGTGCTACATCCTACGAACAAGCAGATCAACTAACCCGCACATTAAAAGCTATACTCTATGTGGCCAGGTGTTAAAAGAGGTGACCCACCAGCCTTATCTTGGGGTAGAAATCCATAAGAACCTGAAGTTTGGCCAACACATCGGCCAAACTGTAATACAGGCAAACCGTTCGCTCGGCTTCCTACGCCGGAACCTGCGACGCTGTCCCCAGAAACTGAAGGAGACAGCTTTTGTGGCCCTAGTACGTTCTAAACTAGAGTACGCCAGCTCGGTCTGGGACCCCTACACTGATAAAGACAGTGATGCCCTGGAATCAGTACAAAGAAGAGGTGCAAGATTCATTTTTGTAGATTATGAATGGGACAGCAGTGTCACAGAAATGTTCAAGCGGTTGAACTGGGTGGAATTAAGTGAAAGGTGGCGATTGGCTCGTTTGGTTCCCTTCTTCAAGATTGTCCATAACATCTCAGCCATCGATGCATCAATGTACCGAGAGCCAGTTAGAAGAAGTGCAACCCGCAAAGCCAATTCTTTGAACTTTGAGCACATTTTCGCAACTAGTGACACTCTTAAATACTCCTTCTTTCCGAGAACAATCAGAGAGTGGAACTTGCTACCAGAAGAAGCTGTCATCGCAGAAACCGTGGAGTGCTTCCGGCAAATTTTAAGAGAGATTTAGCGGGGATCATCCATCCCCCACTGAGCGTGGTACCTCTGGGTTCTGCTCAGTATTAATCCAGATCCCGATCCAGACCTTTTGTTCACTTGTTTCACGAGCTGGACTTTGTGTTGTTCAGTTTATTTGTCCTCAGTTTGACGTCATAGTCGATACTCTGTGTTATTGTGAATGTACTGACCACAGTCACCTTCACTTTCTTTTCATCTAGTTTTGCGTCAGACTCTTGACTGAGTGAGTTGTGGTATCGCTTTCAGTGGTGATTAAAGCAGCCAGTTCAAACATGACAGTTACTGCAAATGATGAATCAGTTCAGGCTCGGGTGGTTTCTTGTGAAACTATGGAGAATAAACAACAGTGTGACACAAAGAAAGATTCTTATCAATTGTATCTATTAAATACCGGTAGAGTATCCTTGTTAGGCTGTCACTGATTTATCATCTCTGGTATGGTTTCATTCTTACTTTAGGCTTAATTTGTTTTGCAACAATGTTTTGAAGAGGCTTTTGTCCAACTGATGACACTATATGAACTACTTTATGCATGACCTTGAGATAGTAATATGCCTCTTCACCAAATCCAGGAAGCAGCAGATAAAAGCACACATTATTAAAAAACTAAAACCGTTTCTTTACCATGCCATTGGTGTTAACTGTGTTTGCATATTCCGCCCTTATCACCTGGGAAGGCCAGCGTTTTAATTGTTCAGCTGTCTGACTGCTATTAAAGAGATGAAGCTTTCCATTGTGTCCTCCTCTCAGAGCTGAACCTCCAATGACTACTTTCTCACCGACATGTTCGTTTCTTCTCTGGAAGTCGCACGTAGTCGCAAAACAGTTCAAAGGAAGCACTCTGTGAAAACACATCCTGCTCTTCACACAGCACATACACCTGAAATGACTAAACCTCTGTCTTGCAATTGGGTTTACATCAGCGGTCTGACCCATAGGAATTTCCCACTTTCGTTGTATGAGAAGAAGAAAGCCACACATTTCATATAAGTCTCATGTCTTTCTGTATTAGCCAGGCTTCTGCAAGTCACCTGTTTATCATCATTTATTTTAACTTTATTCCAGAGTCAGGAAAGCTTTGGTTTGTTTCACAAATGTATCCTTCTGTGCCCCGATGTTTGATCAAAACTCTGCAAAGTGGTTGGTAAAACATGATAACGTTGCGTCTTGCTGCTCAAGGTCGTGCACCTGTTGCCCCTTTTTCCCGCCCCTGCCCCTGAGTCTGCCACTGCTACAAGTCATAAAATGTCACATCCTTAAGCAGTGTTATGTGTTCATAAATCATGAGACATTAACCCATTACCTTTTGTGCAGGTCAGTGTGGCAGCTCAGAGTTTTGGAACTCAGATTTGGACGTTTGTCTGTCGTGTTCGTCGTGCAAACAGTACCCGAAGACCCCGTCCTGCAACACATGTAAGACAGTGAATCAGTGAATGTAAATCACTTCCTGCCATGATTAACTGatgacacacacaaataaatattACTTCCCGCAAGCTGTCACACCTAACTGTTTAGTCATACAGTTTCAACCTCTGTAACAAGACACCCACAATATAACTTTACAGTTTTGATGCAAAAAAATTGTTTAATAATTGTATTTCctgtatatatatgatatacatGTACAATGTACATAAGTATCCATTCAGTATGTATTTATCTGCAATATTTGTATAAGTTACAAGTAACACTTTACTTTTATTTGAACTTCATTTGTCATTGGTTAATAATGTTTTTCTACAATATTTATATGCACAACAGTCtatatgtacagtatatatTATTCCACTTTTTTGTCCAGCTTTAACGTCTTTAAAGAAATTAAAGTCCAACACCTTGATTTGTTCACATTTGTGgccaatacattttcttttaagtgTTTGTAGTTTACGTTTTTTTGTTTAACCAACAGGTAAATCTGTTGACGAGACGTCTGACGTGTGGAAGCTCGCGGCCATCACCAGCTTCTCGGTGCTGGCGGTGGTTCTTGTCGGGGCGGCGCTGATTATCGGGGTCATGGTACATCGACGAAAGAACCACAAACGGCCTCTCCGTGGTGAGATTCCTTCAACTCCAAAACCTTAGCTTGATCGTAGATGAAGTACTAACACTTTTATGACATTTACAAGGGCCTCAGGTACAGGGGTTCAATTGGCCTGGGGCATGTCCGGGGCTAATTATGTATGTTGAAAAATATTGCAAAAGTCAAACATAGTATATcgttaaaaatatttttgttgaaaagtttgttgaaaaaaaaaagtcataataTAGTATGATGAAAAAAGACGTTTTTTGATGGGAAAAAAACGACATAGTCGAAAATATCTTAACAAAAATGTCATATTATAGTTTGACTAAAATATCAGAAAAAAACTGGTCaaagtcagattttttttcATGGCTATTCGGTGTCGCGGTGATTATCGATTAATATCTCACTCGAGATATTAATCTCGAAAAAAAGTCATATGTTGAAAAGAGTCAAGAAAAGCAAATAATTTACTGCGATggaataatgctaatgctaatgtttTTGATGTATCACAGAACCCATTGAAGAAACTGCGGGGCCACTTTACCAAGCTTAAACCATTCAGTAAGTACCATTCTCCCTTTGTCACTACAAGGATTAGACTATATGATAATTTGTTCACACTTCATTTGGTATAAAGTCAGATTTTAATGTAAAAGTAACGACTTTCAAACCTTGCAAGATCCGTATTGGGGTGACCCTCACCAGAGAATGCTATATGTTATAAGCTAAATCTACCTTAAATAATTCATCATCCTCTCCATCCACAGCCTCATCTTCCTCTGGAAACAGATGTGACAGAACCCAGGAGCGGCTGGTTCAGAGCCTGACGAGAAAACCTCTGGACCAAATACTCCGCAGGGTTTCTCTTCTTCAGAATCGgacctttttttatttattagacGGTCGAGTGAAGAGCTGTGCTCAGTGTAGGCCCGTCAGAGACCACAGGAGCGCCTCTCACACCTCTGTAGGATAGCAACATTATAACAGTGGTATCAATCTCAGATATTGCGTGCCTTTCATATTCCACTCCTAGGTTTGGAAGACCTTTGTGGGTTTTACAGATGTTTGAAACTACAGACATTTCTTCAGAGATGCTTCACAAATCCTGTATTTTATGTAATGAATGTAACACAGCCATTCTGCGTGTTAGACAAGGTTTGATCATTTACCACAACAGCCTCTTAGAGATAAACATGTGAGATATTAAGAAGTACTGTCAGGCCCATTAAGGCCATTTGAATGTAGCTTCTAGGTGAAATGTATGTTGGCCTTGGTCCCTGCTCCTTTAGTCGTATTCAGTGATAAAGCTGTGTTTATTCACTGTTACTGCGTCTCCTGTGACCAACACAGACCCTTTATCGCGGGTTAATACAATGACGTCATGTCTGTTTTGATGTTACTAGGTTTTAGGAGATGATTTGTCACCAGAAGTCGCGCTTTTCTGTCCCGGCAGGAAGTTGGTAACACTAGACACACAATCCCAAACTGCAAACATGTGGGAATGTCGGGAGGAATGTACTGTAGTGAAGGAAATGACACCTACAGTGTTTCAGGAAGACCCGTATGCTTACTAACTCTGAACGGTTTCAGATCTAAAGATACATGTCATGTATCTGTTTGTAATTTCGTAGCCATTGAGCAAGAATCACGGTGGCCAAGGTTGTTGTTTTCCATTTCTTTTTTTAGTCTGCCATGTTTGTCGGTATGTTGTATTTTATGTGACTGACAAGGTTTCAGGTCGTGTTTTGGATCTGTCTGCTTGTGGGTGAACTGATGCCCTTTGGCAGCAAAATAAGGGAATCACTTCAAATACTCTTCTTTTAGatgttttatattatttatttgtaagtatCTTGCGGTGTTGTTTTGCATCAACTGCGAGTGAcaaagcacatttttaaaaagggACTCCAGTGAAGATTtttgttgaacttccaccaggCCAGCCAACGATGATACTGAGCAATAACGAACACTTCCGGCTTCCTATTTCTAATTTCTGTATATACTGTACATGCACTGGCTTATTTTACTTAATGCTATCTTATAAACTGCTTTTTGTAACAAATGTATTTTCTAAATAAAACTGACAATTATATTACACCTCTTGTTGATATGGTAAAATGTACAATCACTATTAATGAGAAGAAAAaagacacgaaacacattagaTTTTCCAAGTCTTTTAATTCATTTCAACAATTTGCTTATATCCTAAACTAAGTTCTAACAAAGAAGTAAAAATCTACATTTTAGAGTGACAAAATAGTTATATAAATATGAATTAAATAGTGAGCAGACATTTTTGAGCAGTGAAAATCCAATAAATCAGAACATGtggtatatgttttatttaaattacacAATAACTAATCCAGCAGTTTTCTTCTGCTGAGGGAAATCTGAATGAATCCAACCGATATTTTCCTCTAAATATTTACAGAGGTCTGAGATCCTAGTCACGTATgttgaaaaaaagtcaaaggatagtatgtcgaaaataccagaaaaaaacatcttaaaCATATCAGATAAGTCATAATACGTCAAAGAAAGTCAGTTAGTACATCATAAAAAAGGATTATATGGTCAAGAAATGTCATAGTATAATGCGACGGGGAAAAATAGTCATAGCATATATCATATCAAATAATATCATAAAGTCATAGTATATCATGTCGGAAAAAAGTAATCGTATAGTgcgacaaaaaaaagaaaagtaaagAAAGTCAGATAAGTCATGGTTTAGTTTTCTTTTAATAAAGTCATATTATAGTTTGACTAAATATCATAAAAGAGTCAAAGTGGATTCAATGACAGAGAAGGGACCCGGTTTAGCTCCACAGATGGAGTTAAGCGTGTTTGAACTCAGGTGTGTCCTTTTACACGTATGCTACCATGGTGTATGAACATATGTTAGTTAGATAAATCCAAGTCATTTCAATTGATATTTGCAGAACTTTTGATAATGAAAAAACCCAAGATGGCGATTACTTTTTCAAGGCTAGTGTCAGTATACTGAATCTGATACAATGGTTAGACATGTACTCATGCACTGAAACAATAGTTTCAGCATATTGCTTAAATATTACGACCCGCAAACGTACTGAGGTGAATTACCGAAGGGCTGCATTTTTATTAACTTCCTGTCCTCCTTAGGCTACAAGTGTCTCATCTACAAATGTGCAAATATAACTCTAAAgacaaaacacattttatgGTGAAAACTGCTTCtgaaaactacaaaaaaaaacTTTGAATGAACGCTTTATATTATTTCTTACAATTGATCTCTATTGTTACAGTGTATTCTCTACAAGTAAGCTGCATGAGGCATTACGGAGCAGTTGCTAGGTAGGCAGGGCTTTCCATGAGGTATTGCATACTTCTGACCAGTGCCACACAAACTCTTAACGCATGACATGTTAATATCTACGGCATAAAGAAAAATCTGATTTCATTTTGTTTCCAAGGAGTTCCTTTTTTGCTAGATTTCTGATCTGTGAACAGAAACCACTAAAGGACCAACAGGCTCGTTAGACAACCTCgctaaaaaatataaaaaagaacCCAGAGAATAAATAATTGCACATGAACTGGACAGTGAAGATGGAAGTGGCTCGACCTTGTGAATCCATAAAGCCCTCGCAGTCTGTGGTAATATTTGGCCGATCGTTTGGCCAcatgtgttgtttttaaatgaatagtcgttgtgttttattcataaaaagggaaaaatacaaaaaggaaCCACTTCCACCTCACTGCTGCAATACATTAAGATGTTTTGACTGTGGCTGAGGAGATTTACAAATCAGAAAATGGATATAAATGATGTAACGGACAATAAAAAAACCTGTATTAGTTTACAGAAGGGCTGGGCAATACACTGATATTATTGTGATACGAAACTGGATATCGTTACATTTTGGAGATCATTACAtcgattagggctgcacgatatatcgcGTCGTGACGATAATCGCGTTATGTgcgatattcacatcgcaggacgtgcgatattaagtaggcaaatgACCTCAAACACGTTACAATTCTTTTGCAGCTTGCTACTAAAGGAAAACTCccgcggctctcatgtcaggggtacttgagtgagtgacgcagcaaaccaccaatcacaaccATTCTTGATCAGATCCCAGCAggctaaccgagctagctcagcttgttgctctgataacttcaGATCCAGAAGTCTGTGACTAAAATCcctcatccggttaaatatcgtaaaaaaaaaaaaacttgtctTTTCTTCAATTAAAAAAGATCGCAGTGTCCCTAACATCGATAGTTTTTTATCATAAGTTTAATTCCATTATTTGCCTTTACTGTATTATTGGTTATCAAATTTTTTTATTGTGTAATCTAGACACAAATATCCATGTCAAGGTATTCACTTACAAATATTGTGATTTTCTCTGTATCGCTCGGCCCTGGTTTACAGTTAACAAGAAATATACCAAGAGGAGGTTTGTTAAAATTATACTGCTACACTTTACTTGACATTTTAGGCACTGGCACTTCAACATTACTGATGTTTCTCAGAGGATTGAGACGGACTATAACGGGTGAGCATGCACTACACGTGCATCTGCAGCTAACTGTTGCAGTGACGAACGTCTGAGTTGAAATGGCACGTGGAAAGAAACTGCTCAGTTGTGAACCTGATTATGTACAACGTTTAACACGTCAGGTGAGCTCCTTTTGAAGGTTTACCCTGAGTGCAGCCAATGACGCCTGGCTCATTCATTCCTGCTTGCTGTAACTGAGAACTAAATACAAATCGACTGATGGCGTTCCTTAAAGGCTACATGAGTTTTAGaagacagatttttttttttttttacaacattcATAAAAAAGCAATTCTGGTCAAATATGCACATAACAGgaataaattaataaaaacatcATTTTTTTGTAAGCATACTATGTCACTTGACGTGACTATTATTAGCAGTACGACTATTTACTTGATAATGTGATTTGAGAAAATCACTTTGCCACTGCCCTTCGGACACGCCCAGAGGTATTTGACTTACAACAGGCTTGCCATTTTTGAAATCCAAAAAGGAAAGTGAGCAGTCCTTTTGGCAGCTAACAAAAGGAGTCAGAGATAAATATAATATGTATTACTTTGTTTCCTAAGGAACATTCAGAGGCACTGAACACAATTAAACATAGCAAGAGAAGATAGTACTGTCTTTCAGAAACATGTTGTCAGTTTCCTCACATGGACCTGGGCTGCACTTTTCTGATCACTTTGGTTGGTTTGTCATTGAGGAATGAGCCGCGACTTATATTATCATCAGCCATCGTGTATTCTGGTATCCTGTTGATCAAAGAAAACATTCAGTCCCAATCAGAAGCTGACCAGTAAACCCTGTGGAGGACTCGAGTCACCAGGAGGTAAGACAGCAATGAAATGTCTTCAACGAAAGCTTCGgaaataaaaatacaattacTGATAGAGGGATGAATAACAGATAAATAAGAGGGCTGCCTATCCTCGTCTCTTGTGCGCTCGGGAATCTGCTTTCAAAGGAAAGATCCCATGTCCAAGTCCATAAACGCGTTAGCATCCATGCTAAAAGGCGCGTCGTAGCTCTGGGAGTTCTGGTGCAGCTTCTGATGGTGCCGCAGGTTGGACTTGCTGGAAAAGCTCTTGTCGCACTGCAGGCAGGCGAAAGGCTTCTCTTTGGTGTGGATCCGGCGGTGGCATATGAGCTGAGTGGACACTCGGAAAGCCTTGCCACACTCCAGACACTGGTAGCGCTTCGGCTCCGTGTGAATGCGCCGGTGGTTCTTGAGGGCCATCAGGTTGGTGAACTCCTTCTGGCAGACGGAGCAGAAGTAGGAGCCCGTCTTGTGGCTGTTCTTGTGGTTCAGGAGGGAGCCGGCGTGGCGGTAGGTGCGGCCGCAATGATCGCAGACGTGGCTCTTCTCCTCCGCCTCGTTGCTCTTCTCTGAATCAGCGATGCTCTCTGGAAtatgggagagagggggaggaacCGGCTTGAGCATCCCGCCCATCCCCGTGGTTTGATCTATTCCTGAGTCCCAGCCAATGTCGTCTACGGGTTGTTCCCCGCTGTGTTGGTAGGGGTCCTGAGCCCCCTGGTGCTGCAGGTAGCTGGACGCTGGCTTGGAGTGCACCTCCATGTGGCTC
This region includes:
- the LOC117464398 gene encoding uncharacterized protein is translated as MALNTLCALCGLIIAAGTNFHGVSAQKSQCGSSEFWNSDLDVCLSCSSCKQYPKTPSCNTCKSVDETSDVWKLAAITSFSVLAVVLVGAALIIGVMVHRRKNHKRPLREPIEETAGPLYQA